In the genome of Sphingomonas alpina, the window CCGGGCGCCGCAACGGGCGGCCTGCGCAGCGATCATCGCGCGAAGATGCTGCAGCGGATCGATACCGATGGCGACGGCCGGATCAGCCGCGACGAGATGCGCGTGCGGGACGACAAGCGCTTTGCAAAGCTCGACGCCAATAGCGATGGCTTCATCGACCAGGGCGAGATGGAGGCGAGCCGCGACCGGGCAAAGGCAGCGCGCGGCGCCGGCGCATCCAAACCAGATACCGACCAATAATCCCCCCATTGGTCGGTTGCCGGGCGGGCAGCCCTTCCTCCTCCGCGGTCCGCCCGGCACTTTCGCTTGGGAATTATCATGCTAAGTCCCGAACCGATGGGAGACACGCCGCACCTGCTGCTCGTCGATGACGAGCGCTCGATCCGCGAACCGCTCGCGCAATATCTGACCAAGCAGGGGTTCCGCGTGACTCAGGCCGGCGATGCCGAAGCCGCACGGACGCGCATGACCGCTTACGCCATCGACCTGGTCATCCTCGACATCATGATGCCGGGCGAGGATGGCCTCAGCCTGTGCCGCCATATCCGCGAGACCAGCGACACCCCGGTCATCCTGCTCACCGCGCGCAGCGAGGAGACAGACCGCATCGTCGGGCTCGAAATGGGCGCCGACGACTATGTGGTGAAGCCCTTTTCCCCGCGCGAGCTTTCCGCCCGGGTGAAGGTCATCCTGCGCCGCGCCGCCGCAGGGGGCACGCGCCAGCATGCCCCCGACAGCGGATCGTTCGCCTTTGCCGGATGGGTGCTGAAATCGGGCGAGCGTGCGCTGGTCGACCGCGAAGGCGTGTCGGTGCCGCTGTCGACCGGCGAATATAATCTGCTGCTGGCACTGGTCACGCGGCCGCGCCAGGTGCTGACCCGCGATCAGCTGCTCGACCTGACTCAGGGCCGCGAAGCCGCCGCGTTCGACCGGGCGATCGACAATCAGGTGAGCCGGTTGCGCCGCAAGATCGAGCTCGATGCGAAGAATCCCGACCTGATCAAGACGGTATGGGGCGGCGGCTATACGCTGGCGGCCGAAGTCACGCGATTGTGAAGCGGCTCCGGCTCTGGCCGCACAGCCTGTCCGGGCAAATCGCGCTGCTCGTCGCGATTGCCCTGTTCATCGCCCAGGCAATCAATTTCGCCATGCTGCTTGAAGGGCGCCGACAGCTGCGGCTGCAATTGGTCATCGGCCCTGCCGTGGCGCGCTTCGTCGATGCAAGCGAGCGCCTCAATATCGGTCCGTTGCGCCCGGACGAGCGGCTACGCGGCGGTGTCCGGCTTGCAACTCAACCGCCGGCCCCTGACGCAGGCCCGCATGTCAGGGATGTCGAGCGCAATATGAAGGACGCGCTGACCGAGGCCGGCTTTCACTTCCGCAACCTCACCACCAGCGTCCGGCCGGTCGACCCGAACGATCCGGATCTCGACCGTTTCGGCCCGCGCCGCGCCGGCCGTTTCGCGCGGATGGGCGGCGAGTTGGTCATCGCGGTGGAACAGCCGGGCCGCGGCTGGCTGGTGCTGAGCACGCCATGGCAACGCAGCGAAGCACCGCTGTTCTGGTCGCTGATCGCGCAAACGCTGATCCTGTACGGCATCGTGCTGCTGCCGGTGCTGTGGATCGGGCGGCGCATTTCGCGCCCGCTGCGCTCGCTGGCGGCGGCGGCACGGACCTTCAAGCCCGGCGAGGCCGATGTGCCGATCGAACCGCGCGGGCCGCAGGACGTGCGCGACGTGATCGCCGCGTTCAACGCGCTCCGACTGCGCGTCACCGCGATGCTCAACGAAAAGGACCGTATGCTCGGCGCGATCGGCCATGACTTGCGCACGCCGCTCGCCGCGTTGCGCGTACGGATCGAATCGGTCGAGGACGATACCGACCGCAACAAGATGGCCGACACGATCGAAGAGATGAACCGCACGCTTGACGATATTCTGTCGCTGGCGCGGCTCGGTCGTCCGTCCGAGCCGCCAACCGAGGTCGACCTCGCCGCTTTGGTCGATGCGGTGGTGGAGGATTTCCGCGATCTCGATCATGACGTGACCTTCGCGGAGATGCCGCGGTTGCAGATGCGGCTGCGCCCGTCGCTTATGCGCCGCGCGGTGCGCAACCTGATCGAGAATGCGGTCAAATATGGTGTTCGTGCCGAGGTCAGCGTGATCGGCAGCCCGCATGAGGTATGCATCGTGGTCGCCGATCAGGGGCCCGGCATTCCCGAGGACCGGCTGTCCGACGTGTTCGACCCGTTCACCCGGCTGGAAACGTCGCGCAACAAGGAAACCGGCGGGATCGGCCTCGGCCTGGCGCTGGCCTGCGCGATCGTGCGCGATGCAGGCGGCGATATCCGGCTGGAGAACCGGCCCGAGGGTGGACTGAACGCCATCATCATGTTGCCACGCTAGATGGTGACGCTCCCCCTTCCCTGGTGGCGCGGCGCCGTAGTCTATCAAGTCTATCCGCGCAGTTTCGCGGACAGCAATGGCGATGGCGTCGGTGATCTGCCCGGTATCACCCGGCATCTCGACCATATCGCGTCGCTGGGCGTGGATGCGGTCTGGCTGTCGCCCTTCTTCACTTCACCGATGGCCGATTTCGGCTATGACGTGTCGGACTATTGCGATGTCGATCCGGTGTTCGGGACGCTCGCCGATTTCGACACGCTGATCGCCCGCACCCATGCGCTAGGGCTGAAACTGATCATCGACCAGGTCTATGCGCACAGCTCGAACCAGCACCCCTGGTTCCTCGAAAGCCGCGCCGATCGGACGAATGCGCGCGCCGACTGGTATGTCTGGGCCGACGCGAAAGCCGATGGGTCGCCGCCGAACAACTGGCAATCGGTATTCGGTGGCCCCGCCTGGACCTGGGACGCGCGGCGCGGCCAATATTATCTGCACAATTTCCTCAGCGAACAGCCGCAGCTCAATCAACACGCGCCGGCGGTACAGGACGCGACGCTGGAAATCGCGAAATTCTGGCTCGATCGGGGGGTCGACGGCTTCCGCATCGATGCGATCAACTTCTCGATGCACGATCTCGCGCTGACCGATAATCCGCCGGCGACCGATACCGGCCCGCGCACACGCCCATTCGATTATCAGCAGCATCTGCACAATCAAAGCCAGCCGGAAATCCCGCTGCTGCTCGAACGGCTACGGGCCCTGATCGACCGCTATGACGGCGACCGCTTTACCGTGGCGGAGGTCGCAGGCCCCGCGCCCGAGGCGGAAATGCACGCCTTCACGTCGGGCGATACGCGGCTGAGCAGCGCTTATGGCTTCAATTTCCTCTACGCCCCTACCCTGACGCCGACACTGGTGCGCGACGCGCTCGCCGAATGGCCCGACGCGCCGGGGATTGGCTGGCCGAGCTGGGCATTCGAGAACCACGATGCGCCCCGCGCCCTGTCGCGCTGGGCGGCACCGGAGCATCATGCGACATTCGCGCGAATGAAGATGGCGCTATTGCTGTGCCTGCGCGGCAATGTCTTTCTCTATCAGGGTGAGGAACTGGGCCTGACTCAGGTCGAGATCGCATTCGAGGATCTGCGCGATCCCGAAGCCATCGCGAACTGGCCGCTGACTCTGTCGCGCGACGGCGTGCGCACGCCGATGCCGTGGCGCGCCGGCGCGCCGCACGCCGGCTTCTCCGATGCCAGACCATGGCTGCCGCCCGGTCCCGACCATGAAGCGCTGGCGGTCGACCGGCAGGAAGGCGACCCACTCTCGCTGCTTCACGTCACCCGCCGGATGATCGCGCTGCGCCATGCCAATGCGGCGCTGATGACCGGCACGCTGACGATTGTCGAGGCATCCGACAGGGTCCTCGCCTTCGAACGCGCGACGCCTGACCAACGCCTGCTCTGCATATTCAACCTGTCGGCCGAGCCCGTCGACTGGCAACCCGCAACGCCGGACGCGTGGCGCGTGATCCATAGCACGGGGCATGCGGATGCCTGGCGCCTCGGCGGCTTCGCTGCCGTGATCGCGGAACGGGTCGCGTAGCGGCCTCAGTCTGCCCCTTGGTCCCTGATCCGAACATGCGCATCTGTGATGTGGAAGCCAAAGCGTTCGATATCGTCGAGACACTCATCGACCTCGACGCCGGGTAGCGCCTCACCCCGGGTCATCTCCAGCGACTTGAATGCCGTCCAGGGAGCGTAACGCGCGGGCAGATTGCCGCCCGTTTCATCTGCCGTCACAGCGAAAATCCGACCCGGGCCCTTGAAAAGGTGCACAGTCATGGCCTCCCCATTGAATCGAACAATTACAATATCATACACGATATTCTGCAGAACAGGTGAAAGCGATCCCTACCTCGCGGTCGCTCCCGGGCAGGATGGTGGCCATGCTTCGCGGCCATTGATGTGCCAGACGAAGAACTCACCGCTCCGCCGACCTTTCAGGTCTCGCGCAAACATCAGCGACCGGCCGCTTGGGGAGAATAACGCCCCGATCTCCGATCCGGTGGCGTTGATCGCTGCGCCGAGCTTGACCCGCTTCGACCATCCGGTCCGCGTCGCGCGGGTGAGATACAAACCATCGCTCGCCATCAGGACCATCGAGCGACCATCGGGCGCGGGCAATGCCTCATACTCGTCACCCGGACCGTTGAGCCCCGCTCCCGCATTCTCGACTCTCCAACCGCGCGTCCCGTTGCGGCGCGCGCGCCAGATGTCGGTCTTGCCCAGGCCGCCCGGGCGATCAGAGCCGAAATAGAGCCATCCATCCTTCCCGATGCGCGGAAACCACTCGTTGCCGGTCGAATTGACTGGCGCGGGCAAGCGCTTGGGCAGGCCCCAGCGCCCCCGAACGTCGCGTTCGGCCCGCCAGACGTCGAGATCCTTGCGATGAACGCCGTCGGTCGAACGGGTCGATATGAACCACAGCCCGCGCCCACCTCGCTCGAACCACGGATCGGCCTCGACGCCGTCACCGGCGAACGGCGCATCGACCGGCTGTGTCCAGCCCATCGGTGAGCAGCGGCTGGTGAGGATGCGCCAGCCGGAGAAGTCCTTCGCGCTGCGCACGAAGAATATAGCACCGGTCGCCGGGTCGAAAGCAGCATGGGATTCGAACTGGTCTGAAGCGATCCCGACGGGTGTCCAGGGGGTTACATCATCACGCGACGCCGCTGGCTGACTAATCAGCACGCCTGCCAGAAGCATGAAGCGAAGCGGAGACATTACCCGGATATACGCGCCGTCCGAAGCGCGTGGAAGCCCGCTGCGATGCAGTGCGCCAGCCGCCCGGCGATTGCTCCGGTCGGGTCGAGTTCTGGATCGAAGATCGCGATATTCGCGCCCGCCAGCCGGCCCGACACCAACAGAGTGCGGATCAGGCCACTGAGCTGATCGAAGGTCATGCCGGGAGTGCCGGGCAGAATCCACCGCCGGCATGATCGATTGGTCGAGCACATCGACATCGACATGCAGCCAGACACGCCCGGTCGA includes:
- a CDS encoding response regulator; this encodes MGDTPHLLLVDDERSIREPLAQYLTKQGFRVTQAGDAEAARTRMTAYAIDLVILDIMMPGEDGLSLCRHIRETSDTPVILLTARSEETDRIVGLEMGADDYVVKPFSPRELSARVKVILRRAAAGGTRQHAPDSGSFAFAGWVLKSGERALVDREGVSVPLSTGEYNLLLALVTRPRQVLTRDQLLDLTQGREAAAFDRAIDNQVSRLRRKIELDAKNPDLIKTVWGGGYTLAAEVTRL
- a CDS encoding sensor histidine kinase gives rise to the protein MALLVAIALFIAQAINFAMLLEGRRQLRLQLVIGPAVARFVDASERLNIGPLRPDERLRGGVRLATQPPAPDAGPHVRDVERNMKDALTEAGFHFRNLTTSVRPVDPNDPDLDRFGPRRAGRFARMGGELVIAVEQPGRGWLVLSTPWQRSEAPLFWSLIAQTLILYGIVLLPVLWIGRRISRPLRSLAAAARTFKPGEADVPIEPRGPQDVRDVIAAFNALRLRVTAMLNEKDRMLGAIGHDLRTPLAALRVRIESVEDDTDRNKMADTIEEMNRTLDDILSLARLGRPSEPPTEVDLAALVDAVVEDFRDLDHDVTFAEMPRLQMRLRPSLMRRAVRNLIENAVKYGVRAEVSVIGSPHEVCIVVADQGPGIPEDRLSDVFDPFTRLETSRNKETGGIGLGLALACAIVRDAGGDIRLENRPEGGLNAIIMLPR
- a CDS encoding alpha-glucosidase family protein, which produces MVTLPLPWWRGAVVYQVYPRSFADSNGDGVGDLPGITRHLDHIASLGVDAVWLSPFFTSPMADFGYDVSDYCDVDPVFGTLADFDTLIARTHALGLKLIIDQVYAHSSNQHPWFLESRADRTNARADWYVWADAKADGSPPNNWQSVFGGPAWTWDARRGQYYLHNFLSEQPQLNQHAPAVQDATLEIAKFWLDRGVDGFRIDAINFSMHDLALTDNPPATDTGPRTRPFDYQQHLHNQSQPEIPLLLERLRALIDRYDGDRFTVAEVAGPAPEAEMHAFTSGDTRLSSAYGFNFLYAPTLTPTLVRDALAEWPDAPGIGWPSWAFENHDAPRALSRWAAPEHHATFARMKMALLLCLRGNVFLYQGEELGLTQVEIAFEDLRDPEAIANWPLTLSRDGVRTPMPWRAGAPHAGFSDARPWLPPGPDHEALAVDRQEGDPLSLLHVTRRMIALRHANAALMTGTLTIVEASDRVLAFERATPDQRLLCIFNLSAEPVDWQPATPDAWRVIHSTGHADAWRLGGFAAVIAERVA
- a CDS encoding arginase family protein, yielding MSGSILPARSSAPSDIALIEAPTSLGLRPLTPGHEPGCWRAPAALMRAGLGKELQPQRHVALPHPTYRFDRDPGSTIRNGTSLRAYCGEISGTVAAALSDGLFPLVIGGDCSILLGCLAGAKRSGPCALIHVDGHADFYHPGNYDVARPGSAAGMDLALATGRGEALLSRWGEPAMPLVDDLQVVQIGERESEVADYSFPDFRTSSIHKMTIESFLRDGPARAGAQALARSTGRVWLHVDVDVLDQSIMPAVDSARHSRHDLRSAQWPDPHSVGVGPAGGREYRDLRSRTRPDRSNRRAAGALHRSGLPRASDGAYIRVMSPLRFMLLAGVLISQPAASRDDVTPWTPVGIASDQFESHAAFDPATGAIFFVRSAKDFSGWRILTSRCSPMGWTQPVDAPFAGDGVEADPWFERGGRGLWFISTRSTDGVHRKDLDVWRAERDVRGRWGLPKRLPAPVNSTGNEWFPRIGKDGWLYFGSDRPGGLGKTDIWRARRNGTRGWRVENAGAGLNGPGDEYEALPAPDGRSMVLMASDGLYLTRATRTGWSKRVKLGAAINATGSEIGALFSPSGRSLMFARDLKGRRSGEFFVWHINGREAWPPSCPGATAR